Genomic window (Candidatus Megaera polyxenophila):
ATATCGATACCTTACGCCGCTTAAGCAGTCGGGAATTTTCGAGCAACGCTATTAACGAGATTCTACTTAGTTTGTCTCGTAAATTACCTAATCACGACTTTCCTCATAAGAAGGCATTTATCAACTACATGGCAAAAGCATTGTCTTACGAGATGAGAGATGCCGTCAAGATTAGCAATGAGAGTTTTAGAATTAAATCCAATATTTCCTCGCGTGATACAAACTTTAAGCAGCAAGTGCCGTTTTTAAGTCATATAGAAGAAAGCACTGATACTACTCTCGCAGCGCAGTTAAGCCATAAACTTGCCTCTATCTTACCGCCTGATCTTGCTTATAACTTTTTGCTGGCGGCAAAATTTCCTGCCCATGCAGAGGAAAACAGTTTTGGAATCAGTTTACAGAAGAATATTGACCTAAGTGAAATGCAATACCGTCTGATACTGGAGCAGGTACAGTCAGTATACGGCTCATTCATCAGCAGTCTTGAATTTATAATTAAAAATCAGGAAATACCAACTTCTGTCCTATCTCCCGCTGCTTTTTCGGTGGGTAATAATGAATCTGAAATGTTCCTAAGGGTCTGGGGTAGAATCCGTGCTGGGCTGATTAAAACCTGCGGCGAGGGAATAGATCGTAACTGGTTTTCAAAGCTTACGGCAAATATTGATGAAGAAAGAGGTGAAATAAAACTGCAAGCTCCAACTTTATTTATCAGGGACTGGATACAGAGGAACTATCAGCATCTGCTTGAGAGGTTCTGCAATAAAGAAAATTACCGCTTAATGGAGATTACTGTATGAATTCATTTTGCAGGCAAGTTCTTATAGCACTTGTAATACCCACTCTGATTACTGTAGGAGTTAACGGCATGGTATTTGCATCCCGTGTTAATCCGCAAATTGCCAACATCAGTTATTGGTATGATGATTCAGATATTAGAGGAGTTATTAAAAGCCGTCTTGGTGATAGTGTATATATTGCACCTGCAGTACCAAACAATTCCGAATTGATCAGAGATGCTGCAGCAGCTGCTTTGCTTGAGGCACAAGCGGGAAAACCTGCACTGATACCGGTAAATCTGAATAATAGTCACTGGACGGGTATTGCAATCAGGACGAAGCTTGATGGTAATATTATCGTATTTTACAACGATTCTTTCGGTACTCCTATTGGCGGGGAGGGAAGCCAAAGCGACCGCTATATTGAGGCCATAAAGAAGATTCTACCTACAGCAGAAATCGTTGACTTACGGGTTCATCAGCAGAATGACGGATCGAGTTGCGGTGCATTTACGGCTGAGAATCTGATAGCTTTAGCTGGTTTAACCCAAGTAAACCTGACTCCTGAAGCAGCAAGAGAGTTACTTGCAAAAATTAATGATGCCAGAACCATCCGTATTCTGCAGCTTGGAAGCCTCGAGGCAAAAATAATAACGACCGCTGAAATAATAGCAGGAAGTATGGCCGGCAAGTATGCGGAAGCAGTAAGCGGAGTTGCCTTTTCTGATATGGCAAATTTTGCCGGTGCTACAATGGACAGACTTACACATCTGTATTTGATTGATACAGGCAATATTGGTGTATCTAGCGGAGAGGGAGAATCAGATTATGGCTTATGGGTCAAGGGAAGTTATGGGAGCGGCATATTCAAACCTCAAGCTTCTCTGCAAGTAAAGCAGAAATCTACTGGAGTATCTATCGGTTTTGATGGCAAGATGGATGATGATACTATTATTGGTATTGCTTTAAATCATAATCAGACAAAACTTAAGCCAAAATCTGCTCCTGAAATTGTAGTAAGTAATATTAGTAACAATACCGGTAGCAAGTTTAGCGGGGATATCAGATCACTCATCGGTAGTTTTTATGGAAGTATCAACATGAGTGAAAGGTTGGTACTCAGCGGTGAGGCTAGGCTAGGTCAGGTTGATGCTAAAATGAATTATCAGTCCTTGATTAATGGAAATAGCAGATTCAGGTTAAAAGGGGAGTTACTTGGGGGATCGCTAACGGCTGATTATTATTATCCAATCGGCAAACTGTTTTTCGTTCCAAACCTTGGGGTTTCGTATGAGACCGTAAGATTCAAGGGCAAGAATCAGAGAAATTTAAAAATCGGCAAGCTTACTATCCGCAGACCTGCAATTATGGGAGGAATTGCTCTAACAGGTGTTTTTGAAATTGGAGGATGTCAATTAGTTCCTGAAATCAGAGCAGGTTATGAAGCAGGATTTTCTGTTAAATCAAATAGACTAAAGATAAGTAATAGCAGCGGCATGACTCTTTCTGATTACAGGATACCTGTGCCAAAGGATACATACAGACTTGGAGCAAGTATGGGCATTGCTTTTTCAAGATTTGAGGCAAGTGCCGGTTATGAGAGAACAGGCTACAAGCATTATTTAGGAAACAGCTTTTATGGAAAGCTGCGGATTAATATTTAACATTTAACTCTGAAAATTGTTAGGGAGAGTGGTTATGAAAAACAAACAGGAGGAAATTAAGGAACTAATTGGCCACATTCTGAATAAACTGGAGAAGCTAGAGCAGAAAATAGAAAAACAGAATGAGGATTTAAGAATCTTTCTTGTAGGTAAGGATTCAAGCTATGAACCTAGTAACCTGTTAATTGCACAGCAGAAGGCAACTAGAACCTTATAGTGGACTGAAAAATCAAGACAAATTTTTGTAGATTTTGTTTCCTATTATCATGCTGCATTTTGTAATGCATTGAGATAAACATCCATAGGTTTTTTATAACCAATACTAGAATGAAATCTTCTATTATTATATTTATCTACATATATGTTAATCCCCTCCCTAAGTTCTGAGATATTGTTAAATTCATTTATAAATATACAATTATATTTTAGAGTCTTAAAAAATCTCTCCATAACAATGTTATCGATGCTTATAGTGGACTGAAAAATCAAGACAAATTTTTGTAGATTTTGTTTCCTATTATCATGCTGCATTTTGTAATGCATTGAGATAAACATCCATAGGTTTTTTATAACCAATACTAGAATGAAATCTTCTATTATTATATTTATCTACATATATGTTAATCCCCTCCCTAAGTTCTGAGATATTGTTAAATTCATTTATAAATATACAATTATATTTTAGAGTCTTAAAAAATCTCTCCATAACAATGTTATCGATGCTTCTGCCTTTACCGTTCATAGAGATTTGTATACCGTATTTCTCGAGTATTTTTATATGTTCTGAGCCGGTATACTGACTACCTTGATCACTATTGAATATCAGCGGAGGTGGGTACTTACTAAGAGCGTCTTCTAAAATACTCGTTACAAGGCTTGCATCCATTGAATTTGACAGTTTATAACTCAATATAGCTTTACTGTGCCAATCTATAATTGCTGCCATATACATAAAGCCTATCGGGGTTCTAATGTATGTTATATCCCCGCTCCATACTTCATTTGATCTTGGTACGTATACAGACCGACTACCGTTATATATTTGCCAATAAGGCTCAAGGAGATATGGATATATCTTATGATCTTTATTCTGCATAGAGATAGATTTCTTTTTCTTTGGATAAATAGCCTCTATACCCATAATACCCATGTATTTGAGAGTACGATCTCTACCAATATTTAATCCTTCCTCTAATAAAGATTTATAAATAAAACGATAACCATACTCTGGATTATCTGTATATATTTCATCTATTCTATCCATAATCTTTTTGTTGTATAAGCTCATTATTTGGGGCTGATAATAAAGCATAGATCTATTTATCTTCAATAATTCGCATTGTCTTGCCATTGATAATTCTTTCAGCTTGGAATCGACAAGATCTCGTTTATTTGCTATATCCAAGCCGTTTAGCTTTCCCAACGCCCAGTCCCTCTCTATTGTAGCCTTCCCCAGAGCTTTTGCTAATTCATCATTTTGAGATTTTAACTCCTCAATTTCTGTTTTGTACTCACTGACTACTTTTGCCGGCTCAAAAGCCATTGATGCATTACTTAAAAAATGCTTCTTCCAATTTTGAATAGTCTTTGGAGTAATTTCATATTTCTTTGATAATTGAGATATAGTTACCTCCGATTCTAGTAATTCCAACACTACTTTAGTTTTATATTCTGCACTGAAATTTTTAATATGCTTTTTTGTCATATATTTAAATTATGTTTCTTTTAATTTTATATCTTTTGCGAAACAAAACTATTGATTTTACTGTCTGACTTCTTCAGTCCACTATATCTGGAGAAGGAGCGTGTAAGAGCAAGCGGGGAGAAAGATCTGTTTTTTGGGATGATAGGTAACGAGTTACAGAAACTTATTGAAGAGACGGTTATGGCTTATAAGAGCAGGCAAGTAAAAATCATCTACTCAAGTTATGGCGGAATATTCGGCCAGGATGTGCGCTCAATCTCAGGAGAGGTGCACGCAAAAATAATTCAAACTCTACAATCAAAAAGTAATAAGGGGGATAACCTGGCGCCTGATGCAACAACAAAATAAATACAAAAAATACAGGAATGATATGAGGAACAAACTAGAGAAAAAGCAACCGGGCTTTGAGTTTAACTGGAAAAACAAATTGGCTATCTGGCTTGTTATAGTCTTTATTGCCATGTCTATAGGCTATAGGTCAAAAACAGCGGAAAAGCGTTACCATGCTGATATTGAAGAGCTATTGCTTAAGAGGAAAGAAGCAGAAATGCCTCCTTTAAGGGAAGAAGAATATCAAAATGAAAAATAAGGGATAGCGATAATAAAAAACACGGAAACATACAGAAAAGGAGATGAGGTAATGAGAAGAGAATGTAACTCTAAAATAAAGCAGGATGTGGTTAAAAATAAGAACTTAACATTTTTTCATAGAACGGTTCTTTTAGAAGAAGGGTTAATTGTTAGCACGGTTATTAGTACGGGAATATTTTTACTGGACTCCCGGGAGAATTTTAAATTATTGGAGTTTGTCTGGTTATTCATATTCACTTTTGTAGGTACCAGAATTATTCAGAGAATTCATGGAAGAGAAAAAGGAGGAGCAGGTAAATAAACATTATGAAAAAAGCGGGGATAGCGATTGTATTATATGTTTTTATTCTAAGCAACTCGGTATCTGCTAAAGATTTTGGTAACCGTGGGGGAAATTATCCGGTAGCAGAAGAAAGTATTTTACTTATGTTTCAAAAAAAACTCGGCGCTCTTGATTTAAAAAAGGAAGAAGAAAGAATGCGCAAGGTAGCAGAAGAAAGGGTTAAGAATCCTGCTCCCGTTTCAGGCATAGTGCCTGCCAAAGAAACAAGGGAGTTTTGGCACGATCCGACTTATATCCTAACTGAGGATGCGGTATTACCTTGCGGCCGAGTGCTATACAGAGCAGGGACAGCAGTAAATCCCTTGGATTACATGGACCTGGATCGCAGATTGTTCTTCGTCGACGGAAGGGAAGAGAAACAGGTAGAGTGGTTAAAAGGTCAGTTGTTACCGGAAGAGCGCAGCTTCGATAAGAAAATAGAGGATAGGATTATTTTAGTAGGCGGAAGTCCGGTGGAGCTACAGGATAAGTTAGGATTCGAAGTATATTTTGATCAGGCTGGGGAACTTACGACCAGATTCGGTATTAAGGGAAGTCCTGGGTTAGCTGAGCAGGACGGAAAAAAGTTGAAAATAGTTGAGGTAGCCCTTGATGAGGAAGAAGCAGGATTGGTACCGGGCACACATTTAAATAAAAAGAAAATTATAAATCATGAGCGTAACTAAAACTTTGCGGGGGAGCTCGAGTAAAATGATAAATTTGCTAAATAAGAGCAAAAAAAAAGTAGGATACAAACAGGGGAAGAGTCAGGTCTATAAGGGATGGGATTTTCGAGGTTATAACTTGCTTATAGACCTTGCAGAGCGTAAGAAAAAACAAATAGCAATTTTAATAATAGCTATATTTATTCCCGTTTCAGCAAATGCCAGTCTGACATGTAAGGGTCATTTTGTCAATCCGATAACCGATATTTGCTGGAGCTGTTTATTACCGATTTCGATCGGGACTCCCCCGACCGGTATAGAGATCGGCAAGGGATCGGCACCGAAGAAACGGGATACTAAGAACCCTAAAAGTCCTATCTGTATCTGCAGTAAAGGAACTCCCCCGATACCAATACCGGGTATTTCCATTATAGTGGACTGAAAAATCAAGACAAATTTTTGTAGATTTTGTTTCCTATTATCATGCTGCATTTTGTAATGCATTGAGATAAACATCCATAGGTTTTTTATAACCAATACTAGAATGAAATCTTCTATTATTATATTTATCTACATATATGTTAATCCCCTCCCTAAGTTCTGAGATATTGTTAAATTCATTTATAAATATACAATTATATTTTAGAGTCTTAAAAAATCTCTCCATAACAATGTTATCGATGCTTCTGCCTTTACCGTTCATAGAGATTTGTATACCGTATTTCTCGAGTATTTTTATATGTTCTGAGCCGGTATACTGACTACCTTGATCACTATTGAATATCAGCGGAGGTGGGTACTTACTAAGAGCGTCTTCTAAAATACTCGTTACAAGGCTTGCATCCATTGAATTTGACAGTTTATAACTCAATATAGCTTTACTGTGCCAATCTATAATTGCTGCCATATACATAAAGCCTATCGGGGTTCTAATGTATGTTATATCCCCGCTCCATACTTCATTTGATCTTGGTACGTATACAGACCGACTACCGTTATATATTTGCCAATAAGGCTCAAGGAGATATGGATATATCTTATGATCTTTATTCTGCATAGAGATAGATTTCTTTTTCTTTGGATAAATAGCCTCTATACCCATAATACCCATGTATTTGAGAGTACGATCTCTACCAATATTTAATCCTTCCTCTAATAAAGATTTATAAATAAAACGATAACCATACTCTGGATTATCTGTATATATTTCATCTATTCTATCCATAATCTTTTTGTTGTATAAGCTCATTATTTGGGGCTGATAATAAAGCATAGATCTATTTATCTTCAATAATTCGCATTGTCTTGCCATTGATAATTCTTTCAGCTTGGAATCGACAAGATCTCGTTTATTTGCTATATCCAAGCCGTTTAGCTTTCCCAACGCCCAGTCCCTCTCTATTGTAGCCTTCCCCAGAGCTTTTGCTAATTCATCATTTTGAGATTTTAACTCCTCAATTTCTGTTTTGTACTCACTGACTACTTTTGCCGGCTCAAAAGCCATTGATGCATTACTTAAAAAATGCTTCTTCCAATTTTGAATAGTCTTTGGAGTAATTTCATATTTCTTTGATAATTGAGATATAGTTACCTCCGATTCTAGTAATTCCAACACTACTTTAGTTTTATATTCTGCACTGAAATTTTTAATATGCTTTTTTGTCATATATTTAAATTATGTTTCTTTTAATTTTATATCTTTTGCGAAACAAAACTATTGATTTTACTGTCTGACTTCTTCAGTCCACTATATATTCGGTACCAAAGGGGAGTCAAGCAGGGTAGAGATGTATGTTTGTGATGAGAAGAAAAAATGCCTTGATCCTAAGGTAGTAGTAACAACATTAACGGTGAAGGATACATTATACGGCAAAATCGGTACTATACTGGATAGCCTTGTTGACAAGGTAGAGGAAGATTCCAAAGATCCTATTTTAAGTGACGAGGAAATGGCTTTAATTGAATATTCCTCAATTCCGATCATTCCTCTTATCCAGCAGGAACTTTCCAGGCACGGTGATAAAACAAACATTTTCCTGAGAAACACGGAATTCATCGATGTAATCTGTTATGAGGTGATGAGCGGCTTTTTTGAAGGGATCCTGCATAAAACCCTGAAAGAAGTAAGAGCCCTGGAATTTGCCCAGGTTGATAGCGGAAAAATAGAGAGATACCTTGATACGGCACAGGAAGTACTATCGATGCTGCGTCATACTAAAGAACATGCTTACAGCAGGTTGGTAGTGATCATGCAGGCCAAAGAGAGATTACGCCAGCAGGAAGCTGAATTTGATCTTATTTTTGAAAAACTGGGGGCCTAAAAGATGACGCTTGATCTATCGATTTTTACATACGGTTACGGCGATGCCATGTACTATATTCTAAACGGTATTGCAATGATCATGAACAAGAAAGGTTTTATGGTCATGATCAGGAGTATTGCCGTGGTAAGTATCATGATATCGGCGGTCGTATGGTCGACTAACCGTAGTATGGGCATCAGCGATCGTCCTGTAGTCATCAGGATCATGGCATTGTATTTTGTCATTAACGGTCTCCTGACTCCCAAGATGAGTATAAAGATGGAGGACAGGGTTTCAAAGAATATTGAGGTAGTAGATAATTTACCGTTTCTGTTTATTCCGGTCGGTTGGCTCGAAGGAGTAGGGGATATGCTAGCCGGAGCTTTAGAGCAGGCAATAAGGCCGGTGAAGTCCGATACCTTTGAGTATCGCAATTATGGACTGGCATTTGGGGCCCAGATGCAGAGGGAAGCAAAACACTGGCGAATCAGATCTCCGGAGTTCAATCGGAACATGCATAATTTTCTGGATAAATGCGTGAAATACACTGCCGGGATTGGTCACAAATACACGGTAAATGATTTACATAACGCCCCGGATGTATGGAAACTGGTTAGTGAAAATGCCGGTGGTATGTCAAGGGTAGGTTTTGTTGTCGGCGGTAAATATCAGAGCATGAAGTGTCATGAAGCGGCAAAACTAATAGAAGAAAGATATTTTCCGGAGGAATATGAATCAATAATCGGTAGGTATGCAAATTCATTATTTGCCAGAGCAAGTGACCTTGAGCCAAGCAGACGGCCATATGATAAGGAACTTGCCAAAAAGACCTTTGCCTCGAATATGGAAGCGGTATTTTCAGGATTTGCCGAAACTGGAAATGCCAAAGATATTATTATCCAGCAAATGATGCTCACTGCCATGGCTAACAAAAACAGCGTCAGTAAATACGGAGTAGCAACGGCAAGAGCAAGTCAGGATACGATCTGGGCAATTACGGCGGAGCTGGCGCAGGATACGCTACCGATACTGTTTACCCTGGTAAAATGCATGCTTTATGCATCGGTAGTACTTTTGGCACCGATGATGTTATTACCCGGAGGACTTCGTTATTACCGGACATTTTTGCTTGGGGTATGCTCGGTGCAGTTATGGCCGTTTTTCTATGCAATACTGAATATGTTTGTAGAGATGTATACTAGTATCAGCATTTTCGGTCTTGATAACGGGATAATAAATTATACGACTTACAGTCAGGTAGGTCATAGTGCCGATAGGATAGCAGCAATAGCAGGTAGCATGCAGATAATGATACCCTATATTGCATATCAGGCGGTAGCAGGGTCTGCCGGAGGGCTTATGCATTTAAGCGGTCAGGTAATGGGTCAAAGTGCTGCTTCAACTGCTGCAGAAGAGCATGTTAAGGGGAGGAGAAGTATTAATACCGTAGCCATTGATACGATGCAAAGGGCGACTCAAACGGCTTTCAAAACTGATTTTAACCGGCAATTATCAATGGGTAGTTCGGTAATCAGTCAGCTAGACGGCTCGCAGGAACGTATTACGCCGGACGGTCATATCCATCATTTAACCGGTGCGGGTCTTAACCTTGGTAGTTATACCAACAAGATAGACTTCCGCGGTGAAAAACTCAGTTCCGATCAGCGAGCATTCAATGAGGAACAGCGATATATCAGCAGTAAAGGCATGCAGTTAAATGATGTGCAGGCTCTTCAGGAAAGCTCAATGGAGAGTTATATTACCCAGCTGGCAAAACGTGTTGATAGCGGTGAAAGAATAAATTTCGGCACTCTCGGTAAAGACGGTCTGGCCCTTGAAAAAGCAGTCAATTATGAATTAGCACACGGGGATCAGTATACATATGAAAAAAATCAATCTAATACCTTAAAAGGCGATGTTACAGGTAAACTGGATGCAGGTACAGTTATCGGTAATATGGTTAATAAGTTACCGATTCCCGATAAAGTGGGTGAATATGCCGGTAAACTTCTGTCTAAAACCTTACCTTTTGATCTTAGTGCTTCGGTCACGGGTAGTGTTGAGCTTGGTAGTAGGAATGCTCAGATGCTTCAAAAAGGCTTTAATATCAATGAAGGTGATCACTGGCGCAGCAATAAGGATGCCATAACGGAAGTTGCTAAAAATACCGACTTTAATAAAAGTATCGGCATAAACCATGAGTTAACCGACACCATTACTTCTACTTCTGAGAAAGTCAAAAACCTGACGTCGGAGATCGGGGTACATCATGAAAGAGCAGAGAACATATCAAATCAGATCCAGCAAGTGGAATCATTCGGTGAGACCTTTAATGTAGACGGTACTCATAAGGTAGAAGAACGCTTAAAAGCAATGGGTCTAAAGAGTAGGGAAGCACATGATTTAATAGAGAATCCGACCTCGGCAACTCCGCAGCAACGCCGGCAATTAAATGAGGCCAAGAGAGAGGTAGCGGATCAGTTATTCGGTAGCTTATACGGAGTACCGAATAGAGTACCTGAGGCAATTAGTGCAAAGGAACAAACTCTTGAAGCAAAATATGATAGCGAATCTGCTGCTTTAAAGAAAAAAGGGGAACGAGAAATTGCCGCAAGAAAAACCGCAGCTCAGGCCGCATTAAATAATAGGGCTCAAGCAGAAGGACTTGATAAAAGCAGGATACAGAATCAACTTGATACAAATGAACTAGAGTTAAACAGGAAGTACAAGAAAATGACGCAAGAGGTACAAAGTCAGGCAGGCAAAAAATTGACTCAAATAAAAAACAAACAAAATGCACAAGCCAAAGCAGTACAGGAAGCAGAGAGTAATAGATATACTACACGTCTTGCCGGCAGAAAGTTGCCAAAAGAGTAAGGGCTTTACTTATGGTAGCGATGATAAATGTTACTCAATTGACTACTATAGGAAGGCGAATAGTAAGGAGCATTTTTACTATAATCACTGCTAGTTGGGGTATGAGAAATTTTTTTATCGTTTGGAGTATACCAAACTTCATAATAATCCCAGGCTTTGGCATTAAAGAAAGCGGAGACAGGAATGTTATTTTTGATAAAGTATGACATTGGCAAACCAAGGAGAGTAAATAAAATCACGGTACCTGTAAGCAACTCCGGTTGAAATATATAAAGTATAATAGGTAGAAAAGTAATAATGATAATCAACCAGCTTTTAACATAATCAAATTCAAAAGGTAAGTGCATGGAAAGTGATTCTCCCCGTTTATTAAAAACTTTTACTTCCGTTAAAGGAGTATCTTCTTTGCTAGAAGGATCAAAATATATGTTATTAAATTTAGCTAGTATATACGGCACCATGGTAAAGGAGCTAATAAGACCCCAAATAGTACCATTCTCAAAAATATTATTACCGTACTCCAAAGACATATATACGGAAAAAGGTATAGCAATCCAGGTTAAGACATTCCAGAAATTATCGATTGATATTATTGATCTTTTTGGAGAATTACTCATAAGCACCTTCCGTTACTCTAGGTTTGAATTGCATCATTGTATTATCTCAAAATTTCTAATGTTTTGCAAAGGGATTAAGTTTACCTGCATGGGTTTTCTAGTTCTGTTGTGTGCTCATTGCGCTAATGCGGATGAGACTGAGCTTATACCCTTAAAAAATGAGCTTAAAGCGTTAATTACCGAGCAGGAAGAACTACACAAGATACCTTCAGGATTATTGCTTGCAATTGCTACGGTAGAATCGGGTAGCAAGCCGTATGCCTTAAACATTCAAGGCAAATCAGTAATCGGAAGGAATAAGAGAGAAGCAGCAAATTTAATCCACGAGGCCCTAACTAAAGGCATAACGAATATTGACGTGGGAGTAATGCAGTTAAATGTCAGATGGCACCGGGAGAATTTTGGGTCGATAGAAGAAATGCTGGAGCCGAAAAAAAATATAGAATATGCGGCTAGCTTTCTTTTAACACTCTACAAGAAATACGGCAATTGGCACAGGGCAGTAAGATTCTATCACTCAAGCAGAGCGGAGTATCACCGGAAATATTCAAGGAAAATAACTCTGGCGTGGCTAGGAGTATGAGAACCTTGATAGCTAAAAATTATATAATCATATAAGGAGTAATTATTGTGAGTCAAGCAGTAGGAAATCTAATCAGCGGCGGCCAAATATTCATTCACCGGATCGCCATGTTCAAACAGATAGCGGGCAAAGCGGTAAGCGTATCGTTTATATTATCCCTCGCCTTAAGTAGCTGGTTTATTCAGGATAAGTTCAATAGTATTTCATGGCATCCTGCGCTAACTTACTGGCGGGGCGTGCTCATGTATGAAACAGATAAGGCGGTTGATCTGTTATTTCCCGGCGGCCAAATCGGTAAAATTGATATTAGTACCGACCGGCTTCAGATAAGAGAGGTAAGACTTGATCACTTTGTAAAGGATAGATATTACAAGACGTGCGGAGAGGAATTAAAATCCCTGATCATAACCTTCGGTATTTATAACCTTATTGGAATTACCGGTTTTCTGATAATAATCTTCATCGGTTGGGGAAGAATAGGAAAATCAACCAAGGAGACACGGCAGCTAAGCGGTAGCACAATCAAAACGGCTCGGGAAATAGCTAGCATATTAAGAAGCAAGAAAAAGGCAAGTGACATAATAATTGCCGGTATGCCGCTTGTTAAGGATTCTGAAACTAAAGGGACTCTGATTACCGGTTCAAACGGCTCGGGTAAGACCAACTATTTACATGAGATATTACCGCAAATTAGAAAAAGGAAACAACCGTCTATGGTAATTGATTTGGAAGGAGGGATGGTTGGCAGGTATTATCGTCCCGGCTACGATATTATTATCAATCCTTTTGATGAGAGGACACATTGTTGGGATTTCAGGAAAGAGGTGCTAGAGAAGGAAGATCTTGAAGCTATTGCTCATTCATTATTCGGCGGTAAAAGTAAAGACTCTTCAGAGGTCAGTAAATTATTTGCCGATTGGTCCGCAGATCTATTTATCTGTGGCGTAGAACATTTAAAAAACTATTCCAAGCTGACTACTAAAAACCTTTATGAAATGATTCACCTTGATACATCTTCGGCGCTCATGAAAAAGCTTAAAGGTACGTCTGCAGCTATCATAATGGATTTAAATAATGAGAAGAACGTCACCGCTCATAATATCAGAAGTACCGCTATGGCATATACCAAGTGGCTTGAACTTATTGATGAGAATGTAGCGCCCGATAAAAAGATCTGTTTTAAGGATTATTTCAGGAACCTTGATAAGGAAGATGACCGCTGGATATTCTTAACTGCTAATACAAAACATGCAAAAGTATTACTCCCGCTGATTTCGTTATTACTTGATGTAGCCGTAATGTCCCTTATGGAACAAGGTGAGGATTTAAAACGCAGATATTGGTTTGTTATGGATGAACTGGCCGCATTAAACAGGTTACCCGCTCTAGAACTTTACATTACCCGTCTTAGAAAATACGGCGGGTGCTTACTTGCAGCTACCCAGAGTTTTAAGCAGTTTTATACAAAATACGGAAGGGATGCAGGCAGTATAATGCTCTCACAGTTTAATACCAATATCGTCTGTAGGATTAATGACCCGGAAGAAGCGGCAATGATCATGAAACAGGTCGGTAATATCGAATATAGCAAAAAACAGAAGAACATATCATTCGGTGCTCATGAACATAGAGATGGAGAGAGTTATACCGAGCAGGAGCGCATCAAGCCGCTGATTGATATTAACGATTTTAAGCTACTAAATCCTTTGGAAGCATATATATTACTTCCGGAAGCGGAAGTTGCAATCGGTAAGATCAAGTCTGAAATACAGGTTCCGCCTAAAAATATACAACAGT
Coding sequences:
- a CDS encoding conjugative transfer protein traD, with translation MSQAVGNLISGGQIFIHRIAMFKQIAGKAVSVSFILSLALSSWFIQDKFNSISWHPALTYWRGVLMYETDKAVDLLFPGGQIGKIDISTDRLQIREVRLDHFVKDRYYKTCGEELKSLIITFGIYNLIGITGFLIIIFIGWGRIGKSTKETRQLSGSTIKTAREIASILRSKKKASDIIIAGMPLVKDSETKGTLITGSNGSGKTNYLHEILPQIRKRKQPSMVIDLEGGMVGRYYRPGYDIIINPFDERTHCWDFRKEVLEKEDLEAIAHSLFGGKSKDSSEVSKLFADWSADLFICGVEHLKNYSKLTTKNLYEMIHLDTSSALMKKLKGTSAAIIMDLNNEKNVTAHNIRSTAMAYTKWLELIDENVAPDKKICFKDYFRNLDKEDDRWIFLTANTKHAKVLLPLISLLLDVAVMSLMEQGEDLKRRYWFVMDELAALNRLPALELYITRLRKYGGCLLAATQSFKQFYTKYGRDAGSIMLSQFNTNIVCRINDPEEAAMIMKQVGNIEYSKKQKNISFGAHEHRDGESYTEQERIKPLIDINDFKLLNPLEAYILLPEAEVAIGKIKSEIQVPPKNIQQFFIPKPQKKP
- a CDS encoding lytic transglycosylase yields the protein MESDSPRLLKTFTSVKGVSSLLEGSKYMLLNLASIYGTMVKELIRPQIVPFSKILLPYSKDIYTEKGIAIQVKTFQKLSIDIIDLFGELLISTFRYSRFELHHCIISKFLMFCKGIKFTCMGFLVLLCAHCANADETELIPLKNELKALITEQEELHKIPSGLLLAIATVESGSKPYALNIQGKSVIGRNKREAANLIHEALTKGITNIDVGVMQLNVRWHRENFGSIEEMLEPKKNIEYAASFLLTLYKKYGNWHRAVRFYHSSRAEYHRKYSRKITLAWLGV
- a CDS encoding traG protein; translated protein: MTLDLSIFTYGYGDAMYYILNGIAMIMNKKGFMVMIRSIAVVSIMISAVVWSTNRSMGISDRPVVIRIMALYFVINGLLTPKMSIKMEDRVSKNIEVVDNLPFLFIPVGWLEGVGDMLAGALEQAIRPVKSDTFEYRNYGLAFGAQMQREAKHWRIRSPEFNRNMHNFLDKCVKYTAGIGHKYTVNDLHNAPDVWKLVSENAGGMSRVGFVVGGKYQSMKCHEAAKLIEERYFPEEYESIIGRYANSLFARASDLEPSRRPYDKELAKKTFASNMEAVFSGFAETGNAKDIIIQQMMLTAMANKNSVSKYGVATARASQDTIWAITAELAQDTLPILFTLVKCMLYASVVLLAPMMLLPGGLRYYRTFLLGVCSVQLWPFFYAILNMFVEMYTSISIFGLDNGIINYTTYSQVGHSADRIAAIAGSMQIMIPYIAYQAVAGSAGGLMHLSGQVMGQSAASTAAEEHVKGRRSINTVAIDTMQRATQTAFKTDFNRQLSMGSSVISQLDGSQERITPDGHIHHLTGAGLNLGSYTNKIDFRGEKLSSDQRAFNEEQRYISSKGMQLNDVQALQESSMESYITQLAKRVDSGERINFGTLGKDGLALEKAVNYELAHGDQYTYEKNQSNTLKGDVTGKLDAGTVIGNMVNKLPIPDKVGEYAGKLLSKTLPFDLSASVTGSVELGSRNAQMLQKGFNINEGDHWRSNKDAITEVAKNTDFNKSIGINHELTDTITSTSEKVKNLTSEIGVHHERAENISNQIQQVESFGETFNVDGTHKVEERLKAMGLKSREAHDLIENPTSATPQQRRQLNEAKREVADQLFGSLYGVPNRVPEAISAKEQTLEAKYDSESAALKKKGEREIAARKTAAQAALNNRAQAEGLDKSRIQNQLDTNELELNRKYKKMTQEVQSQAGKKLTQIKNKQNAQAKAVQEAESNRYTTRLAGRKLPKE